GCGAGACCGTCGACCGGCTGATCGCCGCGCATCTGTCCGAGCGCGTCGGCGACATCTTCGGCGCGCGCATTTCGGGCATGACCCGGTCCGGCCTGTTCGTGAAGCTCGATGACACCGGTGCCGACGGTTTCGTGCCGGCAGCCAGCATTGGCGGCGATTATTTCCGCTACGAAGAGGGCCAGCAGGCCCTGGTCGGCACGCGCACCGGCGAGACCTACCGGCTCGGCGACCCGGTCACCGTCAAGCTGGTCGAGGCCGCGCCGGTTGCCGGAGCCCTGCGTTTCGAACTGATGAGCGATGGCCGGGCCGGCCTTGCGCCGAAGGGGCGCGGCGGGCACATACGGCGCGATGACGGTTTTGCCAATGGCCGGCGTGCCCGGCCGGGCGACAAGCCGGCGAAGCCACCGTGGAAACGCAAGGGCCGGAAATGACTGTCCAGATCCTGCATGGCGCGCCGGTCGCCGAAGCACGACCGGATCGCAACCTGTGGACGGCGCTGAAGCGCGGCCTTCTCTGCCGCTGCCCGAATTGCGGCAAGGGACGCATGTTCTCGTCCTATCTGAAAGTTGCGCCGGCCTGCGACCATTGCGGCGAGGCCTTGCATCACCACCGGGCCGATGACGCGCCGCCCTACCTGACCATCATGGTGGTCGGCCATATCATCGTGCCGCTGCTGATGTGGATGGAACTGCGCTACCAACCGGAGTTATGGATCCATTTCATCCTCTGGCTGCCGCTGACCCTGGCCCTGTGCCTGGGCCTGCTGCCGCCGATCAAGGGCCTGGTGGTCGCGCTGCAATGGGCCCTGCGCATGCACGGCTTCGATCCCGACAGCCCGGAAGCCAAAGAACAAGCGAGCGTCTGACATGAGCGACCAGGGCACGACACTGGCCGAGCGCCTGACCAAGACCGAGCGGGAACAGCGCTGGGCCAACCAGAAGCCGGTCGATGCGGCAACCCTCATCCTGATCGACCGCAACGGCCCCGAGCCGAAGGTCTTGATGGGCAAGCGCCGGCACGACCTGAAATTCATGCCCGGCAAGTTCGTCTTCCCCGGCGGCCGGCGCGATCCCGACGACCGCAGCATGCCGGTGTTCGGCACGCTCGACAGCCATGCCGAGGAGCGGCTGATGAAGCGCGTCCAGCGTCCCTCGCTGTCGCGCGCCCGCTCGCTGGCGCTGACCGCCATTCGCGAAACCTTCGAAGAAACCGGCCTGATGCTCGGCACCAAGGATGCCGGCGCGCCCGAGGGCGTGCCCAAGGGCTGGGAAGCGTTTGCCGAACATGGCGTCTTTCCCGACCTGGAATCGCTGCAGTTCGTCGCCCGCGCGATCACCCCGCCGCGTCGGCCGAAGCGTTTCGACACGCGCTTCTTCGCCTGTGACGCCGACCATGTCGCGCACCGGATCGAAGGCGTGGTCGGTCCGCATGCCGAGCTGGTCGAGCTGAAATGGCTGACGCTGAAGGACGCGCTGCACGAGGATCTGCCGACCATCACCACGGTGGTCCTGGAAGAGCTCGGCGACCGCATCGCCAAGGGCTTTTCGCCGCTCCTGCCGGTGCCGTTCTATTTCATGGTCCGCAAGGAATTCCGCCGCGAAGTGCTGTGAGCCCTCATCGTCTCACAGGAGGACGCGGCGTGCTTCGGTGCTCCGGCTCGGCGGTCTTTGCCGCCCGATGCCGGCTTAGTCCAGATCGTCCATGAGACCGAGTGTGGTCGGATTGTCGATGAAGATGCGCTGGCGCATCCGGGGCTCGATATCGCCGAGCTGTTGATGTGGATTGGGCAAGCCCATCGAAAACGGCCAATCCGACCCGAACAGCACATGATCTTCGCCATGAACGGCCGCCGCCAGCGCGAGCGCATGCCGATCGTGGGTGATGCAATCCACGCAGAAGCGCCGAAACGCCCGCCGTGCCGTTTCAGCACCGGTATCCGCGCCGGGCCGGCCGGTGACCTGGCCCCGCTCGAGGCGCCCCGCAATGGCACCCGACGCGCCGCCGCCATGCGCGAGGCAAATTTGCAGGTCCGGGTGCTGCTCCAGCACCCCGGACATGGCCAGGTGGGCTGCCGCCAACGCCGTCTCGACCGGGCTACCCATGAGGTTGTGCAGATAGAACGGCTCGTAGCGCGGGTCGCAGCCCTTGCATGGATGCAGGAAGAGAAAGGCCTTCTCGGCGTTCAACACCGACCACAAGCGAGCATAGGCCGGGTCGCAGAGGGTAATCTTGTGCTCTTGCGAGCCCGCCGGCATCGCAAAGCGCGGTCTTCCGGTTATCGCCCGCTCGACCACGATGTCGGCGGCAAGCTCCGGGTGTTGAACCGGCAGATGATAGAGCGGCGCAAGGCGATCCGGACGGCGCGCCGCATAGGCATCGAGGCCGTCATTGGCATAGTCCGTCCAGTCGCGGGCGGCGGCCTCGCCCAGGTTGAGCCGGTAGAGCGGTGGCGGGATCGAAATCCAGGCCCGATCCACCCGGTTGTCGTCCATCCAGGCGAGCAGCGCCTCCGGCCGATAGACCGATGTCGCGCCAAGGGTGTAGCCGTCGATCGTCATCACGCCGGCCTCCTGGTTCCAGTCGACGCCGGCGATGCCGGACAGGCGATCGATGACGACAGGAGCCAGGTGGGCGTGAACATCGAGGGCGATCCGCTGCGCGCCGCCATGGGGCACCGATCCGCTCATGCCGCATATCCCATGATGGCCTTGACCTCGAGGAACTCGTTGAGGCCCCACGCCCCCCACTCACGCCCGTTGCCGGACTGCTTGTAGCCGCCGAACGGCGCGCGCCGGTCGATCGGCGGATAGTTGATGTGGACATTTCCGGCCCGGATGCGCCGTGCCACGCGCCGCGCCCGCGCGAGGTCCGCCCCTTGCACATAGGCCGACAGGCCATAGGGCGTGTCGTTGGCAATGGCGACGGCCTCGTCCTCGCTGCCATAAGGCATGATCACCAGGACCGGTCCGAAGATCTCCTCGCGCGCGATCGCCATGTTCGGACGCACGTTGCCGAAGATCGTCGGCCGCACGAAATAGCCGCGGTCGAGGCCTTCGGGCCGGCCGGGGCCGCCGGTGATCAGCGTGGCGCCTTCGGCGATCCCGGTTTTGATGAGCCGCTGGACTTTGTCGAATTGGGCGGCGTTGACCAGCGGCCCGAGAACCGTGCCCTCGACATCCGGCAAGCCGACCTTGTAGGTCGCCGCTGCGGCCCGCGCATGGCTGGCGATCTCGTCATGCCTGTCGGCCGGCACCAGCAAGCGGGTGGCGGCGCTGCAGGACTGACCGGAATTGCTGAAGCAGCGCGCGACGCCCAAGTCGGTGCACCGTTTGAATTCCGCATCCGGCAGGAAAATGTTCGGCGATTTGCCTCCGAGTTCCTGGGCCACACGCTTTACCGTATCGGCGGCGGCCTTGGCGACCTGTATGCCGGCCCGCGTCGACCCGGTGATCGACACCATGTCGACTTCAGGGTGGGCCGCCAGCGCGGCTCCGACACCGGGGCCATCGCCGTTGACCAGATTGAAGACCCCGGCCGGCACCCCGGCCTCGTGGAAAATTTCCGCCATGATGATCGCGCTCAAGGGTGCGATCTCGCTCGGCTTCAGAACCATCGTGCACCCCGCCGCAAGCGCCGGCGCGACCTTGCAGATGACCTGATTGATCGGCCAGTTCCACGGGGTGATGAGCGCGCAGACACCGATCGGCTCCTTGGCGACCAGGGTTCGCCCTTGCTGCTCGTCGAACTGGAAGCTCTCGAGGACCCGGATCATCTCGTTGATGTGGTTCGGCCCGCTGGCCACCTGCGCGCTCATCGCGAAAGCCAGGGGCGCGCCCATTTCCATCGAGACGATGCGGGCCAGTTCGTCCCGGCGCGCGTCGAAACCGGCGAGGATCCGGCGCAACAGCGCGATGCGGGCGGCAACCGTCGTGTCCGAGAAACCGTCGAAGGCCCGCCGCGCGGCCGCGACCGCGCGGTCGACATCGGCAGAGCTGCCGATCGACACGTCCGCGAAGGCGAGTTCGGTGGACGGGTTTACGACTGGAATCCGCCGCGGCTCGGCCGGTTCGATCCACCGGCCATCGATATAGAACAGTGTCGCATTTTGCATGGTGAAGGCTCGTGCCTCGGCAATTGAGTTCAGGGGGAGCGTCGGGCGCCGGCCCGGCCGGGGATCAATGGCGGCATCAATGGCGGATCAATTGCGCGATCAACCTGGTCATGGCCGCGGGCCGGGCGACGAACGACGCCCAATTCCGGTGGCATCAGGACAGAGCAAGCACGGGATCGGCCTGAACGAACTCCGCCTTGGCCGGCACGGCGGACCGGCCCGAAGCGAACACTTCGGAATAAAGCCGCAGCCAATTGCCGCTCGTGATCTTTTCGACCTCGTCGGGCGCAAACCCGACCACGCGCAATCCACCGGGGAGAAGGCCGAGATGACAGACTTCGGTGAACCAGGATGGCGGTGGTGCCTTGCCGGGCCTGGCTGCCGATCCGGCCCCGAAGTCGACGCTTCTTGTCCAGCGCCCCATGCGCATCCAGTCATAGTCCGGCTTGGTGAAATTGTGGCTGCGATCCGTACCGATCGCCACGTGATCGATGCCGATGATGTCGACCGTCTTGGCGACCATCTCGCACCAGGACCGGAGCGAGCTTGAATAGTGATCGCCGGTAATATTGCGGTAGGTCGCGCAACCCAGCACTCCGCCACGCTCGGCCAGCGCCTTCAGCACATCATCGGTCTTGTTGCGCTTGTGCTGAAAGAGGCTGTCGGGATTGGCATGGGTGACGGCAACCGGCTTCTGCGAGCATTCGATGGCGTCCAGCGTTGTCCGATTGCCGACATGCGAGAGGTCGACCAGGATGCCGGCACGATTCATCTCCAGGATGACCTCCCGGCCAAAGCGCGCCAGGCCGGCATCGTTGGGCTCATAACAGCTGCCGCCCAGTTCATTCTGGTTGTTGTAGGTGAGCTGGATCACCCGCACGCCGAGTTCCGCGAAAATCTCGACAAAGCGGATGCGGCCTTCGAGCAGGTTGGAATTCTGATAGCCGAGCACGATCGCAGTCCGGCCAGCCGCCGCGGTCGCCACGATCTCCTCGGCCGTCGTCGCAATGGCGACCAGATCGGAATTGGCGGCCACCAGATCGCGCCAGCGGGCAAGCGCATCGAGGGATTCGACGGTTCCCTCCCAGAATCCGCAGGTCACCGTCACGGCGCCGACATCGGCCCGGCGCAGCTCGGCAAATACCTCTCGGGTGAAATGTCCGCATTGGAGGCCATCGATCAACATGGCTTGGCTCCCTTTCTAAAACTCACGCCGATTGGCGCACGATGAGTTGGGTAGGAATGACGCGGCACGCGGGCAAAGCCGCTCCATTGTCGCCGGCACTGAAAGTCTGTCCGACGGCGCGGGCGATGGCTTCAGTATCGAGTGCGACGCTGGTCAAGGATGGCCGGCAATAGACACCCCATTCGAGATTGCCAAAGCCGGAGAAGGCGACATCGCCGGGCACCGACAGGCCATGGTCGGCGACCGCCGCCATCGCGCCGATGGCGAGTTCGTCACTCGCCGCGACCACGGAACGAAACCGCAATCCATCCGCCAGGGCCTTGCCGGTGACGCGGTAGCCGGCATCGGCGCGATAGCCGTGGGAGATGTCCCAAACGAGCGTCGGATCCGGCGCCTGCCCTTGCTCCGCAAGCCCCTTGCGGTAGCCCTCGAAACGCGCGCGGCCGATCGCCGATGTCGCGATACGGCCGATGAAGGCGACCGGTCCCCGGTTCCGGCCGCAGAGGTGGCGGACGGCGGCGGCGGCCCCGCCGACATTGTCATGAACGATGGAGCGAAGACCGAAATCGCTCAGGTCCTGACTGACCG
This portion of the Phreatobacter stygius genome encodes:
- a CDS encoding DUF983 domain-containing protein, whose amino-acid sequence is MTVQILHGAPVAEARPDRNLWTALKRGLLCRCPNCGKGRMFSSYLKVAPACDHCGEALHHHRADDAPPYLTIMVVGHIIVPLLMWMELRYQPELWIHFILWLPLTLALCLGLLPPIKGLVVALQWALRMHGFDPDSPEAKEQASV
- a CDS encoding NUDIX hydrolase; amino-acid sequence: MSDQGTTLAERLTKTEREQRWANQKPVDAATLILIDRNGPEPKVLMGKRRHDLKFMPGKFVFPGGRRDPDDRSMPVFGTLDSHAEERLMKRVQRPSLSRARSLALTAIRETFEETGLMLGTKDAGAPEGVPKGWEAFAEHGVFPDLESLQFVARAITPPRRPKRFDTRFFACDADHVAHRIEGVVGPHAELVELKWLTLKDALHEDLPTITTVVLEELGDRIAKGFSPLLPVPFYFMVRKEFRREVL
- a CDS encoding amidohydrolase family protein — encoded protein: MSGSVPHGGAQRIALDVHAHLAPVVIDRLSGIAGVDWNQEAGVMTIDGYTLGATSVYRPEALLAWMDDNRVDRAWISIPPPLYRLNLGEAAARDWTDYANDGLDAYAARRPDRLAPLYHLPVQHPELAADIVVERAITGRPRFAMPAGSQEHKITLCDPAYARLWSVLNAEKAFLFLHPCKGCDPRYEPFYLHNLMGSPVETALAAAHLAMSGVLEQHPDLQICLAHGGGASGAIAGRLERGQVTGRPGADTGAETARRAFRRFCVDCITHDRHALALAAAVHGEDHVLFGSDWPFSMGLPNPHQQLGDIEPRMRQRIFIDNPTTLGLMDDLD
- a CDS encoding aldehyde dehydrogenase family protein; the encoded protein is MQNATLFYIDGRWIEPAEPRRIPVVNPSTELAFADVSIGSSADVDRAVAAARRAFDGFSDTTVAARIALLRRILAGFDARRDELARIVSMEMGAPLAFAMSAQVASGPNHINEMIRVLESFQFDEQQGRTLVAKEPIGVCALITPWNWPINQVICKVAPALAAGCTMVLKPSEIAPLSAIIMAEIFHEAGVPAGVFNLVNGDGPGVGAALAAHPEVDMVSITGSTRAGIQVAKAAADTVKRVAQELGGKSPNIFLPDAEFKRCTDLGVARCFSNSGQSCSAATRLLVPADRHDEIASHARAAAATYKVGLPDVEGTVLGPLVNAAQFDKVQRLIKTGIAEGATLITGGPGRPEGLDRGYFVRPTIFGNVRPNMAIAREEIFGPVLVIMPYGSEDEAVAIANDTPYGLSAYVQGADLARARRVARRIRAGNVHINYPPIDRRAPFGGYKQSGNGREWGAWGLNEFLEVKAIMGYAA
- a CDS encoding membrane dipeptidase, which gives rise to MLIDGLQCGHFTREVFAELRRADVGAVTVTCGFWEGTVESLDALARWRDLVAANSDLVAIATTAEEIVATAAAGRTAIVLGYQNSNLLEGRIRFVEIFAELGVRVIQLTYNNQNELGGSCYEPNDAGLARFGREVILEMNRAGILVDLSHVGNRTTLDAIECSQKPVAVTHANPDSLFQHKRNKTDDVLKALAERGGVLGCATYRNITGDHYSSSLRSWCEMVAKTVDIIGIDHVAIGTDRSHNFTKPDYDWMRMGRWTRSVDFGAGSAARPGKAPPPSWFTEVCHLGLLPGGLRVVGFAPDEVEKITSGNWLRLYSEVFASGRSAVPAKAEFVQADPVLALS
- a CDS encoding LacI family DNA-binding transcriptional regulator, with the protein product MTSVLAVAKHAGVSTATVSRVLRGSLPVTAETRARVLEAVEQLGYQPNEMARSLRSGRGRGVALVTGDIEQGVYAALARDVQAELESIGLDLLLFNLGHREDRLHHLLERAPSLGLRGVLLSSPHVMDMARIGPVVEAATAAGVDVLSVSQDLSDFGLRSIVHDNVGGAAAAVRHLCGRNRGPVAFIGRIATSAIGRARFEGYRKGLAEQGQAPDPTLVWDISHGYRADAGYRVTGKALADGLRFRSVVAASDELAIGAMAAVADHGLSVPGDVAFSGFGNLEWGVYCRPSLTSVALDTEAIARAVGQTFSAGDNGAALPACRVIPTQLIVRQSA